The Christiangramia forsetii KT0803 DNA segment TAGCCGTAGTCATTAAACAAGGGCGTATTCGTTTTTGTCCAGCTTCAATCACCGATTGCCTGATCTGTCTTTTATTGTCGGGATCATTCTCCCTGAAAGTTTGTGAGAGGTAGGTGGCCATTACCACACCATCATCACTGGCGATCCCAAACAGTGCTATAAATCCAACCCATACGGCCACACTTAGATTGATCGTTTTTATCTGGAACAACTGCCTGATATTTTCTCCAAAAAGGCTGAAATCCATAAACCAATCCTGGCCATAAAACCAGATCAAAATAAATCCACCGCCAAAGGCCACCGCAATTCCTGCAAATACCATTAAGGATGTTGAAACAGATTTGAACTGGAAATAAAGGATTAGAAAAATGATTAATAATGACAATGGAACTACCAGAGAAAGTGTCTTTTCAGCACGAAGCTGATTCTCATAATTTCCGGTAAATCGGTATTTGATTCCCGCAGGTATTTTCAATTCTCCGGAATCAATTTTACCCTGAATCAATGCCTGTGCGTTTTCCACCACATTCACTTCCGCGAAACCATCCAGTTTATCAAAAAGCACATATCCTGTTAAAAATGTGTTTTCACTCTTAATTACCTGAGGTCCTTTTTCATATTCAATTTCCACCAGTTCTCCCAATGGAACAGGCGAACCGCCCTCTACCGGCACATAAATATCCTTGATATCCTGAGGACTTGTACGAAGTTCTCTTGGATATCGAACACGAATTCCATAGCGTTCACGACCTTCCACCGTCTGACTCAATTGCATACCGCCAATAGCCACCTGCAATACCTGCTGTACATCATCAATAGAAATTCCGTATCGGGCAAGCTTCTCTCGTTTGATATCGATCAATAAATATGGTTTCCCCACGATACGATCGGCAAAAACAGCTTCGTCTTTAACTCCCTCTGCCTGCTTTAGAAGATCTTCAAGCTTCATCCCGAATTCCTGAATTTGCTTAAGATTCTGTCCCTGAACTTTGATGCCCATAGGTGCACGCATCCCGGTTTGTAACATGATTAACCGGGTTTCAATTGGCTGCAATTTTGGAGCTGAAGTGACTCCAGGTAATTTTGTAACCCTGGCGATCTCATTCCAGATATCATCGGGAGTTTTAATCTCCGGGCGCCAGTTCCTGAAATATTCTCCGTCTTCATCTTCTATTAATTCTTCCCTTGTCACATTGAGCGGAGTCGAAATGAGATCCCTCGACTGCGCTCGGGATGACACATCTTCATCTACTTCAATATTTGGATTCGCGGCCAGTTTTCCACTTTTCAGCATAAAATATCCATCTTCATTTACACGATATTGCTGCTTTTCACCGTGCTCATTCTCCATATATTCAGTTTTATACTGAATAATATTTTCATACATGGATAATGGTGCAGGATCCAGAGCCGATTCTGTACGACCCGCTTTTCCCACCACTGTTTCAATTTCAGGCAAACTCGCTACCGCCATATCCAGTTGCTGCAATACTCTTTTATTCTCCTCCACTCCTGAATGGGGCAACGATGTTGGCATTAATAGAAAAGATCCTTCATTAAGGGATGGCATAAACTCTTTCCCGGTATTTTTCATGATGAAAAATCCCAGAATGACTATAGCCGTTGGAATTGCAAGGAACAGCAGTTTATTTTCCAGTGTCCAGGTTAGTATCCTTACATAATATTTCTGAAATAAATAAAAGACAGCTAAAAGTCCGAAACTTATTGCTGAAACAAAAAACAGGTTAAGAACAATATTATTCTGAAGTCCAAGCGGTCTCCAGTAAACCGATAATAAAAGTACTATCGTGAAGACAGCGATCCCGATCTTAAATAACTTACTCTGCTTCTCATCTATCTTATCAAACTTCAGAAGTAGATCAATGATCCCGAAACCTATCAGGGCAAGGCCAATCCAATAGCCAAAAATGCTAGCGGCAATTCCCACCACGATAAGAACCCCAGGAAGAATATAACCTATCTCTTTTCTAAAATTTCGCTTTTTGAAAAGGATAGCAGCAATTGGTGGTATAAGGAATAACGCAACCAGAATAGAAGATACCAGTGCCATTGTTTTTGTAAACGCCAGCGGCCTAAATAATTTTCCTTCAGCACCCACCATCGTAAAGACCGGAATAAAACTGATGATGGTGGTAAGTACTGCCGTTAAGATCGCTCCAGAAACTTCAGCCGTAGCTTCATAAACCAACTGATTAATGGGTCTGTCATCTTTCATATCCAGGTGCCTGATGATATTTTCAGAAAGGATAATTCCCATATCTACCATCGTACCTATAGCGATTGCGATACCCGACAAGGCTACAATATTCGCAGCCACCCCGAAGATCTTCATGGATATAAACACCATGAGCACCGCCACCGGCAATAATCCTGAAATTAATATGGACGCTCTTAAATTGAAAACCATGATAATAATCACCAGAATCGTGATTAAAATCTCCATCGTCAAAGCTTCATTTAAAGTACCCAGCGTCTCCTGAATTAGCTCCGTACGATCGTAAAAAGGAACGATGGTAAGTTGAGATTCTGTTCCGTCTTTTAATGTTTTTGAAGGTAAACCTGAGGCAATTTCATTGATCTCTGCCTTTACATTATTGATCACTTCCATAGGATTGGCTCCATAACGAGCCACTACCACTCCACCTACAACCTCAGCACCTTCCTTGTCCAGAATACCTCTTCGTGATGCAGGCCCCATAGAAACATTGGCGATATCTTTAATTCTTATGGACGCATAATCTTCTGAAGTCACCACGGCATTTTCGATATCTGCCACAGATTTAACATAACCGAGTCCACGAACTAAATATTCTGCTTTATTGATCTCCAGGGTCTGAGCTCCGATTTCGCGATTGCTTTCCTTCACCGCCATTACTATCTCATCGAGACCAATCCCATACTGACGCATCAATTCAGGCTTCACATCAATTTGATATTCCTGAACGTAGCCACCAATACTGGCCACTTCTGAAACTCCGCTAGCACCGGAAAGGGCATATTTCACATAATAATCCTGAATACTCCGCAGTTCCTGGAGATCCCAGCCACCGGTCACGTTGCCATCTTTATCACGACCTTCCAGTGTGTACCAGAAGATCTGCCCAAGCCCTGTTGCATCCGGTCCCAGGGTAGGATTTATACCTTCGGGCAATAAATTTTCAGGTAAAGAATTCAGTTTTTCCAGAATTCGGCTTCGGCTCCAGTAAAACTCCACATCTTCTTCAAAAATGATATAGATACTGGAAAACCCGAACATCGAAGAACTTCTAATGGTCTTCACTCCGGGAATACCTAGTAAACTTGTAGTAAGTGGATAAGTGATCTGATCTTCAATATCCTGGGGAGAACGCCCGGGCCATTCAGTAAAAATAATCTGTTGATTTTCACCAATATCGGGAATGGCATCTACCGCCACCGGATCGTTTGGCAGTAAGCCTGTATCCCAGTTGAATGGCGAATTTATAATACCCCAACCTATCAATACTGCAAGCAATATGAAGGTAATAAGTTTGTTCTCTATTAAATATTTGATGCTTTTATTTAGCATTATCGTCTAGTTAAAAATTAGAAAATCGGCGCGTAAAGCGGGAAGCCACTGCATAAGAATGAGTGGTTTAAATCTAAAATTTAACTGTCAAATAAGGAATACCTGGTCTTCCAATAGAATATCAGAAACCAGTAATGGAGGAGTATAATCTTTAAATGGGATAATCTGTTTTGGTAAACTTTCAAACAGATTTAAATACGTAAATGAAAATGTGGTAATAAAAAGTTGTTGTTGGAAATCTAAAGAATCAAAAGATATCTTTAATTCATCCTGACCTTCTACCTCAACTTTTTCATTGGTACAACAACGATCTTCGGCATCTGCACTCATATGCATTCCGCAGGTCTTTGCTTTTGAAAAAACTGCTTTATCAACTAAATCGTTTCCGCAGAAATGCTTATCTACCGTAAAAGACATAGTAGACAGCATCACCAGAAAGGCCATGCACAAAGAAATAATATGTTGAAATGCTTTTTTCACTCTTTACAAAAGTACGTTTTTTTTGAAAACCAATCTATTATGGCAAAAATAGCACAAATCTTTTGGACATTTATTTCAAAATTTTAGGAAATACTTTCAACTTTTTCTTCTAAGAGTAAGACGATAATAGTAGAATGCCGGTAGTAGTATTAATAGAAATAGCGGATGAATCAAAAATCGTCTAACATAAAATAGTGCGAGATAATGCTCTCTTTCAATATTAAGCACAAGAAAAATAAAAGCTGATGTTGCCAGCGCATATAGAACAACATAGAGAATCGTCGAAAATTTAAGAATACCAAGGTCTTTAAAACTGATATAAATTATTAAAAGAGATATTGATGTATTTAGAGCGTACCTCATGGTTAGATTAATCATAAGTTTAGCCATATCCATTGGCGGAATAATTCCTAGTAGATAATCTGACTTAAAGAATAAAATTAGAGGGTCATAGAAAATATCCTGCTCAAAAAACCGAACAGCTGCGAGTAAGATTACCAACAGTCCAATCTGTAAAACGCGATATCTTTTTTTTACTGTTTTCTCCATCTTGAATAAATTCTAACCCAAATTAGCCAAAGCATAAAAACAGTTCCATAAATAGCCAATGGGAAAAATATAGAATGCATCAATCCGGAATACTGGGGATATTCATAGATGCTTACTGAAAGAATAACAATTCTAAGAATATTTATCGTGTATATGATCGCTGAACCGGCAAAGAGGTAAAGTAAGGTAGAGACAGGTTTTCCAAAAAAGGCCAGGACGAAAGAAGCAAATAAAATTATAATACTAGCTGAATTGCAACCTTCAACGATTCCGGCTAAAAAATAATCATCTACCATAAGTTTCATAGAAAGTCCAGTATAATGCATCACCACCTCTACATCTGCATATCCAAGCCCCTGCATCAAAGTTCCGCTTTGTCTTGCAACCAATTGCGTCAAAGGATCAGGAACCGGGTTTTCGTTATCATATAAAATTAAATAACTATTATAAAGACTGGAAAAAAGAAAATAGCTCCCCAAGAAAATAAAAATAAATCTTAGAACAAGTCGATATTTTTTAATTAGGCTAAGCAAATTCTATTATGGGTTTTAACAAATTTATAGAAATGAAGTACGCCCTTTACATTTCAAATTGAATACTTTTGCACTAAAGATTGTTAATATGACTTTTGATAAATTAAAACCGCAAATAGAAGTTCTCCTTAAAAAGGAAGATCTTGAAGTTAAAGATAAGCTTACTCAAGTTTGTGAGCTACTGGAACAGAACATTCCGTATTATGACTGGGTTGGATTTTATTTCAAGAATGGAAATAAAGAGGAGTTGAAATTAAAATCTTTTGCCGGCGAACCAACAGATCACGAAATCATTCCTTTTGGAAGAGGTATTTGTGGGCAGGTTGCTGTTTCTAATAAGAATTTTGTGGTTCCAGATGTGAAAGCTCAGAATAACTATATTGCTTGTAGCATTCATGTGAAAGCCGAAATTGTGATTCCTTTATTCGTAGATGGAGAAAATATTGGACAAATTGATATTGACAGTCATACTGCAGATCCTTTTTCTCATGAGGATGAGGTTTTTCTTCAATGGGTAAATGAAAAGGTTGCAGAAATACTTTAAAATTCAACACTAAATAAAAAAGAAAACCCTCAAAAATTTGAGGGTTTTCTTTTTTATAGCGTAGGTAAGTTTGAACTTTATAGTTCAAATATTTTCTAGAATTGAAGTGCTATAAGAACAAATAAGAAGATAAAAAATCCTAATAGTTGCACTAGCGACGACAAATAATCTTTTTCAATTTCGTTTCCCATTTTCATTTCTCTTATAGCATAAATATACCAAGCCTAAATATTGAGAATTAGACTTTTAACTAACTTTAATGCTTTTTAAAAGAATTTAAGGAAATATATGTGGGAACTCAGAAATAAATTAACGAGATTTTTACATTCCTGTCCTTATGGCTTCTACAGGATCTAATTTAGAGGCGGAGATAGCCGGAATTATTCCGGATATTAATCCAATCATAGCTGAAACTACAGTTCCTATGAGCATATTTAATGGCGAAAGGACAAATTCAAATTCACCAGTAAATTGCGAAGCGATGATGGATACAATCCATACAAAGAATAAGCCCACTAATCCCCCTATGACCGAAAGAATAATAGCTTCAAAAAGAAATTGCGAAAGAATAAATTTGTTTTTAGCTCCAAGCGATTTCTGAATTCCTATAAGATTGGTTCTTTCTTTTACACTTACGAACATGATATTAGCAATCCCAAAACCTCCTACCAGAAGTGAAAATCCGCTAATTACCAAACCAATTATGTTCAGCTGTCCTGTAATATTATCTATGAAATCTGAAAGTCCTGAAAGTTGATTCACGAAGAAATTATTAATCTCTCCTGGTTTTATGCCTCGCATACTTCTTAACTGCTGTTCTAAAATGGCTATAAACTCGTCATTATCTACTCCTTCCTCTGGTTTTAAAACAATTTGAGGAAAAACTGTTCCTTTAGTAGTTCCATATACCCTCCGTGCAAAATTCACTGGCACAAATGCCTGACCGTCTCTTGAATTTCCAACAAATGACTGCCCCTGCTTTTCCATTACTCCAATAACCGTTGCCTTTCTTCCAAAAACCCGAAGTTCTTTTCCCATAGGGCTGGTATCTCCAAATAAATTTGTAGCAACTTCATGACCTAATATAATTACAGGGGAACCACTAACGCCCTCTGGCTCATTAAAAAAGCGACCTTCAGCGAGATCAAAAGCCTCAATATCGTAATATTCATGGGTTACAGCACCCACATCTACTCCCGCACTGGTCACATCACGGTATTTTAAAGATGTTCCTCCAGGTATTCCCAGAGCAAAGCTAATCGCATCGAGGTCTGGCAAACTCTTTTTTAGATTTTGATACTCTTCATAAGAAACATCGGGAAACTGCTCTCGCTTCCAGCGAGGTATATCGGAGGGCCCAAAATTGAACCTCATCAAAATAATGGTACTATTATCTAGTGAACTAAGACTTCCCTTAATGTTTTTTTGCAATGAATCTACAGCGGCGAGAACCGCTATAATTGAAAATATACCAATGGTCACACCCAATAAAGAAAGAAAAGTTCTTAGCAGGTTATTCGTAAGAGCACTTACTGCAAAATTAAAACTCTCCTTTAGTACACGTAAATAAATTAGCATGGTATAAAAATCAGCTGTTTTTGGACGATTTAAAGATAGGACGCCCAAAGGAATTTTTCGTTACAAAATTTATCAAGATTTCATTCATTCCAACTTCAAATTTTTAGCTTAATTGGTTACTTTTGCAGCTTTAACAAACACAACACAATGAGCGAATTAAAACAAGCAAAGTCTGCTTTAATTTCAGTTTTCAGTAAAGATGGATTAGAACCTATCGTTAGAAAGCTTGATGATCTGGGTATAACGATTTATTCCACCGGAGGCACCGAGAAATTTATCAAGGAGCTTGGAATCGAGGTTGTTCCAGTAGAAGATGTTACCTCCTACCCATCAATTCTTGGGGGAAGAGTAAAAACACTTCACCCTAAAGTTTTTGGCGGAATCCTGAATAGACAGGATCATGAAGGAGATGTAAAGGAACTGGAACAGTTTGAAATTCCGCAGATTGATATTGTAATTGTGGATCTTTATCCTTTTGAAAAAACAGTAGCTTCCGGAGCTGCAGAACAGGATATTATAGAAAAAATTGATATTGGCGGGATTTCACTTATTAGAGCTGCCGCAAAAAATTTTAAAGATGTTACCTGCGTTTCTTCTGTAGACGATTATCAGGAATTTCTTGATTTGCTGAATGAAAAAAACGGAGAAACCAGTACTGCTGACAGGAAGAGATTCGCTACCAAGGCATTCAATATTTCTTCACATTACGATTCAGCTATCTTTAATTATTTTAATCAGGAAGATGAAGTAAGTTCATTTAAACAAAGTGAATTAAAAGGGAAAGAATTAAGATATGGTGAAAACCCACATCAAAAAGGAACTTTCTTTGGAGATTTTGATGAGATCTTTAACAAACTTCACGGAAAGGAACTTTCTTATAATAATCTTCTGGATGTTGATGCTGCGGTGAACTTGATGAATGAATTTAAAGGAGACGCCCCAACATTTGCAATTTTAAAGCATAATAACGCCTGCGGACTTGCTCAAAGAGACACAATTCATAAGGCATATGTAGACGCATTGGCCGGAGATCCTGTTTCAGCATTTGGCGGAATTCTAATAAGTAATGTGGAAATTGATGCCGATACTGCTGAAGAAATCCACAAACTTTTCTGCGAAGTGGTGATCGCTCCATCATTTTCAGAAAAAGCATTGGAAATTTTAAAGGGCAAAAAGAACAGAATCCTTCTGATCTTAAAAGATATAAAACTTCCCAAAAATCAGGTAAGAACCTGTCTCAATGGTGTTTTGGTTCAGGATAAAGATTTGAAGACCGATACTATGGAAGATCTAAAGCAGGCGACCAGCAATAAAGCTACAGATGATGAGTTATCTGACATGATATTTGCTTCGAAGATCTGCAAACACACTAAATCGAACACCATCGTTTTTGCAAAAAACAAACAACTTTGTGCTAGCGGTACAGGACAAACTTCACGAGTTGACGCCCTTACCCAAGGTATAGAAAAGGCTAGATCATTTGATTTCAACCTTAAAGGAGCCGTGATGGCAAGTGATGCGTTCTTTCCATTTCCCGATTGTGTGGAGATTGCTGGAAATGCCGGAATCACTGCAGTAATTCAGCCTGGAGGATCCATAAAAGATCAGCTAAGCATAGATTATTGTAATGATAATAATATCGCAATGGTGATGACAGGAACACGCCATTTTAAACATTAATTTTAGTACATTTACCCAAACCTCAATACTTATAAAATACTATGGGATTTTTTGATTTTCTCATTGAAGAAATTGCAATCGACTTAGGTACAGCGAATACCCTTATAATTCATAACGACAAAGTTGTTGTGGACAGCCCCTCTATAGTAGCACGCGACAGAACTTCCGGTAAAATAACTGCCGTAGGTAAGGAAGCGGCTATGATGCAGGGAAAAACTCATGAGAATATTAAAACCATACGCCCTTTAAAAGATGGTGTAATTGCCGATTTTGATGCCAGTGAAAAAATGCTCACCATGTTCATCAAAGAAATCCCGGCCCTTAAAAAGAAACTTTTTACTCCTGCCTTGAGAATGGTTATTTGTATTCCTTCAGGTATTACAGAAGTTGAGATGCGTGCTGTTAAGGAAAGTGCAGAAAGAGTTAACGGGAAAGAGGTTTACCTTATTCACGAACCAATGGCAGCAGCGATTGGGATTGGTGTAGATATCATGCAGCCAAAAGGAAACATGATCGTTGATATAGGGGGTGGAACTACAGAAATTGCGGTAATTGCCCTTGGTGGTATTGTTTGTGACAAATCGGTCAAGATTGCCGGGGATGTATTCACTAATGACATTGTATATTATATGCGTACTCAGCATAACCTGTATGTTGGAGAACGTACTGCTGAAAAGATAAAAATCCAGATTGGTGCGGCTACTGAAGATCTTGAGGTGCCGCCGGACGAAATGAGCGTTCAGGGTAGAGATCTTTTAACAGGGAAACCTAAACAGGTAAATATTTCTTACCGTGAGATTGCTAAAGCCCTGGATAAATCCATTCTTAGAATTGAAGATGCGGTTATGGAGACACTTTCTCAAACTCCTCCGGAACTTGCAGCTGATATTTATAATACGGGTATTTATTTAGCCGGTGGTGGTTCTATGCTAAGAGGATTAGATAAGCGCCTTTCTCAAAAAACAGATCTTCCTGTGTATATAGCTGAAGATCCGTTAAGAGCTGTGGTTCGAGGTACTGGTATTTGCTTAAAGACATTGAACCGATATAAAGGGATTTTGATCAAGTAGGAGAAGCTTAATTTATGCAGCAGATTTTCAACTTTCTTATTCGGAATAAGAATTCAATTTTATTCTTAATCCTGCTTGCTGTATCTATTTTTCTTACTGTTCAAAATCACGCATTTCAGAAAAGTCGCTTTATAAGTTCCGCGAATTCCGTAACTGGACGAGTTTACTCATGGTCAAGCAACATCAATACCTATCTTCATCTTGATGAATACAACGAAAGACTTTTAGAGGAAAACAATAAGCTCCGAAATATCATTTCCAATATCAACGATAGTATCTCCGTTGATAAGCAATTAGACAGTACTTCTTTTGAAGGTGATTATTTGTTCAGAACTGCCAGGGTAATCAATAATAACTTTGCGAAGGTTGATAACTACCTCACTCTTAACCGCGGAGAAAATTCCGGCATCAAACAGGAATACGGGGTTATTACCAGCCAGGGAATTGTTGGGATTGTAGATCGGGTAAATAATGAGTATTCCCGCGTGATCTCTATACTGAACAGCAGATCCAGGATTAACGCACAGTTAAGCAACACAAATCATTTTGG contains these protein-coding regions:
- a CDS encoding efflux RND transporter permease subunit — its product is MLNKSIKYLIENKLITFILLAVLIGWGIINSPFNWDTGLLPNDPVAVDAIPDIGENQQIIFTEWPGRSPQDIEDQITYPLTTSLLGIPGVKTIRSSSMFGFSSIYIIFEEDVEFYWSRSRILEKLNSLPENLLPEGINPTLGPDATGLGQIFWYTLEGRDKDGNVTGGWDLQELRSIQDYYVKYALSGASGVSEVASIGGYVQEYQIDVKPELMRQYGIGLDEIVMAVKESNREIGAQTLEINKAEYLVRGLGYVKSVADIENAVVTSEDYASIRIKDIANVSMGPASRRGILDKEGAEVVGGVVVARYGANPMEVINNVKAEINEIASGLPSKTLKDGTESQLTIVPFYDRTELIQETLGTLNEALTMEILITILVIIIMVFNLRASILISGLLPVAVLMVFISMKIFGVAANIVALSGIAIAIGTMVDMGIILSENIIRHLDMKDDRPINQLVYEATAEVSGAILTAVLTTIISFIPVFTMVGAEGKLFRPLAFTKTMALVSSILVALFLIPPIAAILFKKRNFRKEIGYILPGVLIVVGIAASIFGYWIGLALIGFGIIDLLLKFDKIDEKQSKLFKIGIAVFTIVLLLSVYWRPLGLQNNIVLNLFFVSAISFGLLAVFYLFQKYYVRILTWTLENKLLFLAIPTAIVILGFFIMKNTGKEFMPSLNEGSFLLMPTSLPHSGVEENKRVLQQLDMAVASLPEIETVVGKAGRTESALDPAPLSMYENIIQYKTEYMENEHGEKQQYRVNEDGYFMLKSGKLAANPNIEVDEDVSSRAQSRDLISTPLNVTREELIEDEDGEYFRNWRPEIKTPDDIWNEIARVTKLPGVTSAPKLQPIETRLIMLQTGMRAPMGIKVQGQNLKQIQEFGMKLEDLLKQAEGVKDEAVFADRIVGKPYLLIDIKREKLARYGISIDDVQQVLQVAIGGMQLSQTVEGRERYGIRVRYPRELRTSPQDIKDIYVPVEGGSPVPLGELVEIEYEKGPQVIKSENTFLTGYVLFDKLDGFAEVNVVENAQALIQGKIDSGELKIPAGIKYRFTGNYENQLRAEKTLSLVVPLSLLIIFLILYFQFKSVSTSLMVFAGIAVAFGGGFILIWFYGQDWFMDFSLFGENIRQLFQIKTINLSVAVWVGFIALFGIASDDGVVMATYLSQTFRENDPDNKRQIRQSVIEAGQKRIRPCLMTTATTILALLPILTSTGRGSDIMIPMAIPAFGGMLIALITLFVVPVLFSWRKESQLDAGSRKLVSGN
- a CDS encoding HYC_CC_PP family protein, which translates into the protein MKKAFQHIISLCMAFLVMLSTMSFTVDKHFCGNDLVDKAVFSKAKTCGMHMSADAEDRCCTNEKVEVEGQDELKISFDSLDFQQQLFITTFSFTYLNLFESLPKQIIPFKDYTPPLLVSDILLEDQVFLI
- a CDS encoding exosortase F system-associated membrane protein produces the protein MEKTVKKRYRVLQIGLLVILLAAVRFFEQDIFYDPLILFFKSDYLLGIIPPMDMAKLMINLTMRYALNTSISLLIIYISFKDLGILKFSTILYVVLYALATSAFIFLVLNIEREHYLALFYVRRFLIHPLFLLILLPAFYYYRLTLRRKS
- the xrtF gene encoding exosortase family protein XrtF, which produces MLSLIKKYRLVLRFIFIFLGSYFLFSSLYNSYLILYDNENPVPDPLTQLVARQSGTLMQGLGYADVEVVMHYTGLSMKLMVDDYFLAGIVEGCNSASIIILFASFVLAFFGKPVSTLLYLFAGSAIIYTINILRIVILSVSIYEYPQYSGLMHSIFFPLAIYGTVFMLWLIWVRIYSRWRKQ
- a CDS encoding GAF domain-containing protein — translated: MTFDKLKPQIEVLLKKEDLEVKDKLTQVCELLEQNIPYYDWVGFYFKNGNKEELKLKSFAGEPTDHEIIPFGRGICGQVAVSNKNFVVPDVKAQNNYIACSIHVKAEIVIPLFVDGENIGQIDIDSHTADPFSHEDEVFLQWVNEKVAEIL
- a CDS encoding ABC transporter permease, producing the protein MLIYLRVLKESFNFAVSALTNNLLRTFLSLLGVTIGIFSIIAVLAAVDSLQKNIKGSLSSLDNSTIILMRFNFGPSDIPRWKREQFPDVSYEEYQNLKKSLPDLDAISFALGIPGGTSLKYRDVTSAGVDVGAVTHEYYDIEAFDLAEGRFFNEPEGVSGSPVIILGHEVATNLFGDTSPMGKELRVFGRKATVIGVMEKQGQSFVGNSRDGQAFVPVNFARRVYGTTKGTVFPQIVLKPEEGVDNDEFIAILEQQLRSMRGIKPGEINNFFVNQLSGLSDFIDNITGQLNIIGLVISGFSLLVGGFGIANIMFVSVKERTNLIGIQKSLGAKNKFILSQFLFEAIILSVIGGLVGLFFVWIVSIIASQFTGEFEFVLSPLNMLIGTVVSAMIGLISGIIPAISASKLDPVEAIRTGM
- the purH gene encoding bifunctional phosphoribosylaminoimidazolecarboxamide formyltransferase/IMP cyclohydrolase — encoded protein: MSELKQAKSALISVFSKDGLEPIVRKLDDLGITIYSTGGTEKFIKELGIEVVPVEDVTSYPSILGGRVKTLHPKVFGGILNRQDHEGDVKELEQFEIPQIDIVIVDLYPFEKTVASGAAEQDIIEKIDIGGISLIRAAAKNFKDVTCVSSVDDYQEFLDLLNEKNGETSTADRKRFATKAFNISSHYDSAIFNYFNQEDEVSSFKQSELKGKELRYGENPHQKGTFFGDFDEIFNKLHGKELSYNNLLDVDAAVNLMNEFKGDAPTFAILKHNNACGLAQRDTIHKAYVDALAGDPVSAFGGILISNVEIDADTAEEIHKLFCEVVIAPSFSEKALEILKGKKNRILLILKDIKLPKNQVRTCLNGVLVQDKDLKTDTMEDLKQATSNKATDDELSDMIFASKICKHTKSNTIVFAKNKQLCASGTGQTSRVDALTQGIEKARSFDFNLKGAVMASDAFFPFPDCVEIAGNAGITAVIQPGGSIKDQLSIDYCNDNNIAMVMTGTRHFKH
- a CDS encoding rod shape-determining protein, whose protein sequence is MGFFDFLIEEIAIDLGTANTLIIHNDKVVVDSPSIVARDRTSGKITAVGKEAAMMQGKTHENIKTIRPLKDGVIADFDASEKMLTMFIKEIPALKKKLFTPALRMVICIPSGITEVEMRAVKESAERVNGKEVYLIHEPMAAAIGIGVDIMQPKGNMIVDIGGGTTEIAVIALGGIVCDKSVKIAGDVFTNDIVYYMRTQHNLYVGERTAEKIKIQIGAATEDLEVPPDEMSVQGRDLLTGKPKQVNISYREIAKALDKSILRIEDAVMETLSQTPPELAADIYNTGIYLAGGGSMLRGLDKRLSQKTDLPVYIAEDPLRAVVRGTGICLKTLNRYKGILIK
- the mreC gene encoding rod shape-determining protein MreC — encoded protein: MQQIFNFLIRNKNSILFLILLAVSIFLTVQNHAFQKSRFISSANSVTGRVYSWSSNINTYLHLDEYNERLLEENNKLRNIISNINDSISVDKQLDSTSFEGDYLFRTARVINNNFAKVDNYLTLNRGENSGIKQEYGVITSQGIVGIVDRVNNEYSRVISILNSRSRINAQLSNTNHFGSLIWDGKDPNIVQLIDVPRQAPLKKGDTIITGGRSLIFPEGLPIGSIKDFSLDQTQSYYTINIKLFNDMTNIGYVYVIENVNREAVENLQETTNE